The DNA segment GAGTGCTGAAAATGAGCGGCAGAAAGAGTGGCGCTCCCTGGTTGTGGCTCGCCGTGTGCATCGGGAGCGCGCTCGAGGCCGCGGCGCAGGGCTCGCGCGCGGCGTTGCGGAACGGCTCGGCTGCACTGGTGCCGGACTACATGCTCAACCTGTACAGAACGCAGTCGCAGCTCGAGCGCGCGAGCGGCCACGGGAGCGCGTTGCGCGCGAGAAGACGCGCCAACACGGTCACCAGTTTCATGGACCAGAGTGGAGGTGAGGCGGGGACGCACATCACTTAGCGCTAAAAAGCATGCAAGTACAAGTTAGATCAATTTTTTCCTGAATGATAAACTACTCTTTTCCAATTTCTAAAAACTATATCATATAGTATATACATCAACAAACATAAACGAATGCATTCTCAAGGCAGACTTCTCTCTCTTGCACTGGCATTCCAGATGTTTTCAAATTGGGcaaaatgttttggtttttatGCAATCTCTTAAATCTTTTCCTAGTGTCTTTGCATTGTATACTACAGCTGCTGGGCTGGTCTTTGTTGTTAGTGCACttgtcacttttattttttttacattttgcccaATTCGATAAATTGAGTgtcaataaattataattattgcaCACAAAATCTCTGAAAGTAAGGATGCAATTgcaatttatcatttttttcttatacttatctctctctgtttatttatttttagatttgtaAGCAATATATCATGCAACTGGTTTCtacgttttttgtttgtttttgttattttttttacattttttattttatatccctAAGCAAATAGTTAACAGTTTTAGATTTTGCTCATGTTTCCGTGTTCGAAATAAATGATTTTGAATAACACCTTATATTGTGGCCCTTAATGTGTCTAACCTCCACCATCTGTGATAAATAAAGTTCACTGGCGTGTTGAGCCGAATGCTCGGAAAGAGCGTGCGATCCGTGGCCAGGTGTTGCTGATAAAGACAGAAACGCTTAATTCAAAACGCATGGCCCAATACACATTATCGAGTATGATAGTGACTTTACAAAAGACCGCCCGGTTCGGTGGGTCATTTCCACGCCTAAGAAAACAAAGTAAACTGTATGGGCTGGAACACCAGCCTCGGTGCAATGACTGGAGCAATAAGAAGTTCAAAACAAAGTGCAATACAGAGTCCATCCTGTAAAATGTTACATAATTGCTATAATAAATACGAATGCCAGTGCTGATTAAATAAAGCCCCCAAAACTACACTGATTACAACACAAGCTAGAAATTTAACACACTTCATATAATGATCTTATACAAAAGtctattcaaatattttaaagtatattttagGCAGTCCTCTTGTTTAGAAATAATTGGAAAATTCAATTATAAAATCACATTGCATACATCATACACTGACATAATTTACCTCTATGACCCCTTGGTCTCTGAGGCCCAAAAAATCTTAAGAGGAAAATTGGCATGTGgaccaaaataaaaatgggaGTCCTTTCTTTTAGATTATGTGATTGTTTTGCCTGGCAAGCAAATATTGCCTCTACAATAGGATGCTTTGCCCCTGGACCTTGTTGTTTGGGCTCATCTTGTATTCTCATAACCTTTTTCTGAGTGTGAGAACCAAGTCTGAGAGGAAGCTTATTCTGGATGCCTGTGTCCTCTTTACTCCTCTTGAGGACCACAGGCCAAGCCCAGGTTGTGTGGCTGCTCACAGCAGATGCTTAACTGTTTGCAATTACTTGCTTTTCTTAGTTCTGTCTCGTGATATGCAGTCAACACGATATAGCCAGATCTGGCCTTGGGTTCTCGTGCTACCCACTCATATTAGAAGAATCCCCTTCATGTTTTAACCATGAAACTGTGGTCTGCGTCTCAGGTTGCACAGTGTTCTGGCTTCTACGGTTGAGTTAGATGTCAAGACGTCAACATTGAAACTTGTTTTACTTCCTGGATCTGGTCCCTCTTAGGAAAGCTCTTGCCTGCATTGCTTCAGTCACGGATGGCATAGTCGACATGGGCTTACAATAGATCTCTTTGCAAAACATCTTAATAAGAAAAATAGCATAGAACTAAGATCATCGCGAGATGTTCAAACGAAAATCGCAGTTAGGCTTTTTCCAGAGGTTATAAATGAGCCAAACACTTAGATACTTTCAGGCAACTGTGTCCAGGTGATTTCTAGCAAGAATGGTGGTCAGAGGTGTTCAAACCAAATGGCTGACATCTAACGGTGTCCCCAGGCCACCTTCTGTCCCAGCCTTTTTTGAGGAACAGAAGGGGAGAGAAGGGCCTTGCTggagaccttttagtgtgtccCAGCAAGCCTTTCTCATATTCAATCTTGCCAAGGACCAAGGCAGCTTGACAGGTCACCTGAACACTCTCCACCTGGCCTTGGTTGGTGTTGTGTGCCTTGCATTTGGAGAATCTATTCCCAGCCCCTGAATGCTAATCTCTTTGAAGAGAAGAGCTGACAGTGTCAGTATGGCATTTTCAGCTATTTGGTAGACTGCTTACAACGGGCCAAGGAATGTGAGATTTCTACCCCAGACAGATGGCTCCTGTAAGCACTGCTCAAGTTAAATTAACATTGACCCATTATTGAAATTCCTCCCAGGCAGTACATATTTGAATGTCTAAGACTGAACTGCTcatctttttgttgttgatttCTTGTGTACTTACAGATGAGCCATCAGCTGAAACCCACCAACAGTACATATTTGACCTTTCAGGTCTCTCAAGGACAGAAGAACTAGTGGATTCTGAGCTGCGGGTGTTGCGGAAGCTGCCGCCTGACTTGGAGAAATTACGATCCTTTGCAGGAAACCTGTACCACCTACTTCTTTACAGCTGTTCCTCTCAGAGTTCATCAGGCAAGCCTCTACTGCTTACTTCTAGGACAGTCAACATTCTGGATACCACCTCTACCACTTGGGATGTGTTTAACATTGAGACAACTCTGAAAGCCCACCAAAGGGTGCACAGGAAAACTCAAGACAGCAGATACGTATGTTTTAGAATAGCTGTTATTTCAGACTTAATGAATGAGGTTGTCTCCCCTTCTTTATTTGGTTTGGGTTCAGAGGGGCTGCAGAGGAATGAGAAAGCTTTGCTTGTAGTCTTTTCTCGCACACGTAGGAAAGAGAATCTGTTCAGAGAGATCCGCGAGAAGATGAAAGCCATGCACATGTTTGAGTGGAACTCTGAGGGTCATGGTAGACCCAGACGACGCCAGAAGAGGAGGACTGCCTTAGCAGGCCGCTCTGGCGGAGCAGGGACAGCGGGTGGAGGGGGAGCCATTGGGGGAGTTGGAACGGGCGGAGGGGTCAAAGGAGGCGGCAGGCGGAAAACCCGCTGTAGTCGCAAACCGCTCCATGTTAACTTTAAAGAGCTGGGATGGGATGATTGGATCATTGCACCTCTGGACTATGATGCATACCACTGCGAAGGTGCATGTGACTTCCCGTTGCGCTCGCACCTCGAACCCACGAACCACGCCATCATCCAGACACTCATGAACTCCATGGATCCAGAGTCAACCCCACCCAGCTGCTGTGTTCCTTCTAAGCTCAGCCCTATCAGCATTCTGTACATTGACGCTGGAAATAATGTGGTGTACAAGCAGTATGAGGATATGGTGGTGGAGAGCTGTGGCTGCAGGTAGCAGCATGAAACTGGGCTGGAGTACAGCCCTTGATTTGAAACCGACAAGGGAGCCCCAATGCAGCACTACCAGCCTCACAGAAATGTGCATTAGTGCCAAAATATTTTTAGCATGGATAAAAGTGTGCACATGCATGTGATGGAGTGGACTTGAGAGGTTATGCTAACGGGTATTTTGAACAGTGTCTCTCAAATGGGCAGAAAACCCAATGGGTAAAAATGCAGCCCTTTTTGCAAGATACTAAATTTTCTAACGAAACAAACACCTCCTTGGTCAGGAATAAAGTAAGACGAGAAATTCCAGAAATAACACTGCATCCTGATAACATAAATGGAATGATAGAGCACTCAAGTATGCTCACAGTGACTGAGAAAATGTTGAACTGTTCTAAATTTCCCAAATCTGTCAGAGATTCCATGCAAGTCTAAGAGTAAAAGTGCTTTGCCTGACAGTCAGCATAAGCTGAAGAAATctttcaaaagatttttttaatagaaggttttaaaatataaagatgagaaagaaaaaagtaaccTTAATCAATGGCAGCAGTGCTTGGAGGTTTTGACTCtttctgtaaggtgtgtgtTATTCCAGTTGGAGCTTGGGTTGTTTTTATAATCAAGAGACTCATTGAGTGATTCATTGTGTATGACAGCTCTGAATTTTATATCAAGGTAACCCACACACAGCTGATGCTCCCAAGAGGCGAAATCTCACTTCCTTTTCTCAGAATAACAGACAGTGTTTGACTGGCCCACAAAAGGAAACTCACAAACCATACATTGCTAAGAATTTCAGTCATTATTTGTTTCACTCAAAAGGCTAATCATTTCACATTGTTTAAGACTAGATACAATAAATGTGTTATTCATGATATCCACATGTGTAAGAGGTAAATGACTTCACTGAATCCCAGAACCTGGGAAAGACGTTAGAGAGCCAAAGGGAGCATGATTCTTGGCGTTGTGCACTTCTGTATGACAACCCTCTTGTCAGGTCAAAATGCATGTGTAGGTCGGTTTGCTTTTCTTTGTCTCTGCTGTccttatattcatttttattttagaataaacATCCTCATCATGTACATTCTCCTGAATGCAGCCTCACATTGTACACCTACTAAGAGACATCAGTGTTAACTAGGGGAGTCATGGCAGGTGAttcaaaaatctaaatttcaTACTCCCTCTTGTATAAtacagtctttttttattaatatacacaCTAGAATATAGTGATgcataaaaaagattaaaaccgCATAAACtgcagttttttattataaatatataggcAGAAAAGCTATAAGCATTAATCAACTTATAGGATAAGCATAACACAGAAAGATCACTCCTGCTTGGGTTCTGCCATCATTTATTTGAGTAAAGGcaatttatttagtaaaaaacaGTTTGCAGTTTGCCAGAGTATTGTAATGATAATGAAAGCATTGTGAGCCTTATATACTTGTCTGAGTATATATGAACAACCTCAAACTTgccatttaattttaaaagtcttaaaaaaatTGACATTAGAATTTTCTCCTAAATGCACATATGTTTAAGATTCAAGAGtttattgtcatatgtacaTTAAACAATCTGTTACTCCATACAATCAAATTCTTAGGCTGTAGATCATCCAAGCAGCCGATGGCATAATTTAAGGGCATAAGGAATACAGACAATTGCACAAGACATGCATTACAAAAGTTatgatggtaataataatatacacctGCATTTACATATTCTCTTTTAAAAATAGACTACAGCTGTATGCTGCTTACTAAGTTAAATACAGACTACAGTACAAGTACAGAAACCTTAACGaaataattcaataaacaaacaaataaaacaaaaataaataaaagaacaacattagtaatattaataataattttcacatGAAATGATCGTCATGAAGCAATAGTACAAATATACAACTGAATGTTTAGAGCTGTAAAACTGGTTCACTGTGTGTGCCTCTGTGTGTAATGTAACTGTACATTACAGTTTTGTTTATCAAGTGCACTTTTTTCACAGCAATCAAACATCATCGTTCAATTTCCTTTTACCACAGTATATCAGCCTATGACAAACTGAACCTTGTTCTTAGTTATATCTGAAAGTTAGGATAAGATAAATGATAAGATAGGATTGAATTAAAATTAGCATTGGACTTATGCGTTTTCCATGTAAACAGAGTTAAACACGGGGCTGTCCCGAAGTTTTCCTGGTACAATGTGCATGCTGACTTATTTCAGGAGCAAACTCAAAGCTGCAGgagttatatatttttgtgcatttaacTTAAAAAAGCCTGTAGAGACATTTTGAGGAGTAGGTATTTCAGGCCGGCCAAgtgctttcagacactgaatgTAAATCCTACAGCATTGCTATGCTTTGACTGAGGGCTTTGGCAGCCTTGCTGTATACATCAACATTAGACAATGTTCACGTCGTAAGGATTGgacatctgttttattttaccATCCTGTGTTTCTAGTGTGTTGGGTTTAAAATATGAGATGGAAAGAATAAAACAGTGTTTATACTAATTTGAAAATACTAGCATTAATTTGATGCATTTATCATGTCCTCTCGAGTCCCTGCATATTTGTGAGCTGTAACGAAATGTGTAATGCAAATGATCGTTATACAATACTGAACAGAACTGCAGTGTATGTCCTTTTGACTGACTACAAATATCTTAAATGAAGAAACCATATTGGAGTATTGTCATTGCACTATGTGCGAGATTTTGTGTAACATAAAAGGGATTGTACATAATTAAGCTATAAATTATCTGTAAACTGCTAtgcattttttatcttttggaaatattgtttagtatatatatatacatataaatatcaaTCCAACCCCAAAAATTAAGCACATATTGTAGCCTTTTCCTGTCTTTCACCTTTTTGTTACTATGCCATTTCTGTACAGACAACTATTAAAGCAAAGAGTTTATTAATACAGGAACTATTTTGCCATCTTATTTTGCCAGACattcaaataaaagtaaactcttaataaatgtgtgtccCACCTTTGGTTAAAGCaggattatttatttgtgttttttattttattttaaagaatatttcAGGTGATTTAGATTTCTAAAGGCAGAGAGGGAAAGATTATTGTCTAGTGTGGGCAGGGAAGTCATAATGCATTATGTAAAGCTGTACACTCAGACTACTTtaatgcctgtgtgtgtatgtgggtgtgtgtatgtgggtgtgtgtatgtggtccACATTAGAAGTTGTATTAAATTTGTTGACTTCATGGCTTTCCACAGAGTCCATGCCCTTTAGTAAGTTGTGACGCAATAGCACATTTGTCTTGGgatgttttcttaaaaaaatagtgAAAGAGACATCTCTAGTTTACACCAGCTGTTATTTTTGGAATAACTCTGTGTAACTGGAGAATATTTGAGTATTGATGTGctgcaattatatatatatatatatatatatatatatatatatatatatatatatatatatatataaataaaagatatataaatatataaataatttaatataaaatataaaatataaaaataatttagtcTACTGCTGATGAaaggtaaaatatataaaggtaactagtatatagtatataagatttgaagatactgtatataactgttCATATGAAGCATATGTTTTGGTAATAATTATGTTTCTAGAGGGTTTCACTTTTTTGTACAAGATATATAGGTCATTTGTGACATTATATAAACTAAAtagaatatattaaaaaaatttgaaatttgtATAGTAATGCTTTGATACAACATTAACTGCTTaataaaaggaagaaatgaGAATTGAGAATTTTATTCTCTGAAAAAGAGAAtatgaattttaatataatgtatacattttttgctcatttagccacaagagtattagtaaagtcaggtactgatgtagggtgagggggtctggggtgcagtcagcattccaattcatcccaggaGTGTTCAACTgagttaaggtcagagctctacagcaggccacttaagatcttccacttcaacccatgtaaaccatatcttaatggagattgctttgtgcacaggagcattatcATGCTCAAACAGGTTGGGTCTCTTAGCTCAAGTGAAGTGAATATTCAATGCAAGAAAGTCAAAAGACATCCTGCACAGTTGTGTGCCTCTGtttgaagaaccacatgtggctggaaaagtcaggtgtgccaatacttttgtaaaaaaaatcgtaaattgtaaataaaaatcgtAATTTCAATGAAAACATGTAAATCAGACTCCCttacaaaaaaagattacatttaaattttcattACACTTTTAaggttttcatttgatttgCACATATTACCTGAAAACATCTCTAAAACATATGAATCATTTCTTATAAAAGAAAACTATTACACTGCAAAAACACTTATAGATCAAGGTTTATTAGATAATGCTTTACTGGTACAAAAACTGAAAGAGGGGACAAAGAGTAACTACTACTATGTCAAAACAAGACCTAACAAATGCCAGTGGAACAAACTTGATCTGTTACAGATGATATTTGGCAGgaaaaagcatatatatatcTGGTCCGATTCTTCattgccacaaaaaaaaaacccaaaccactttgaaaatgtaaaacagtaaaGCTTGTTTGCTTTGCCACAATTCAATCCACCCGAACGGGATTACTCCATTTCCTTCAATGAACTAGTCCAGCCTCCTGGTTTAAATCAAGGATAAGCAAATTAAGGGGCTTTGTCATTCTTTTCTGAACaggcagaagagagagagattaaagaGGCCTGGGTTTACATGTCGAGGGTTCACATTTCCCGTGGGATGTCCAACAGACCGGATCAGCTGGAGATGTTTTACTCTGCATTTGTTCAGCTTTTCACCTTTcggatttttatatttgttcaaCACAAGATAATGTTCAATAGTATGATGCCTATGGGACATGATCCTGTTGGGCCTATGGGATACAtcccaaatatatttattgggTTTCAGTTCTAATGACTGGGAAGACCACTCTATTGTCATGAACTGTTTGCCATGTTCAGGAGACCAGTTTAAGAGGACTTTTGCTTGTGACATtttgcattatcatgctggatgTCAAAGCCACTATAAGATGGGTAAAATTGTGGCTATGAAGGGATGCACATTGTCAGCTACAATACTCTGATAAACTGTGACATTCAAGTaactaaaaaactttctttcagcttctccctttaggggtcgccacagcagatcatccgtattcatgatccgcatgtttgatttggcacatgtttttacgccggatgcccttcctaacgcaaccctccccatttatccgggcttgggaccagcactaagagtgcactggcttgtgcaaccctgatggttggggttggttccctgaccggggatcgaacccgggccgcagtggtgagagcacAACATTCTAACTACTAGGCCACCAGGGAACCTGTGACATTCAAGTAACTGATTGATATTAAAAgcccaaaatgaaaaaaaaccaaccaaccaaacaaataaataaattcctcGTATcattacaccacctccaccaccctGGACTGTTTGAAACAAGGCAAGTTGTGTCAATGTTTTCATGCTGTTGCCACCAAATTATGACGAAATCATGATTTATAACACcaggtaatgttttttttgtccagttTTCATGAGCATGTACTCATTGCAACCTCAGTTTTCTGTTTTGGCTGACAGAAGTGGAACCTAATGTGGTGCTCCGCTTTTGTAGCCAAGCTGGCTCTGAGTTTGACATAATTAATCTGATGCTTTTCTGCACACCACAGTTACACAGTGTGGTTATCTGAGTTGATGTATCCTTTCTGTCAGCTTGAATCAATCTGGACATTCTCCATTGACCTCTCTTATCAACAAAGCAATTCAGTCTGTAGAACTGCCATTCActggatgctttttttttctttattgcaccATTCTAAGTAAACCCTAGAGATCATTCTGTAAAAATGGCATTGTTTACCAACAACATGCCATCTCAGTGTCAAAATCACTGATATATATTTTCCCCATTTTGATGGCTGATGTGAACATTGCCTGAACCTGCTGGTCCATATTTgcatgatgattattattaaatatatatatatatttttttttacaattgtctGATTTAATAACTGCATTAATGAAAAGCTATAGTGGTTCCTAATAAAGTTCTCAGTAAGTGCATACTGAATGACTGGTTTATGGGACTACCTACTGTTCTGGATTTGTGGGTTACAGAGGGAGACTTCAGCCTGTGTTCAATCAGTCAAACCTCAGCAACAAACCCAAGAACttaaaattttctttaaaagaaagCCTTGTTTGGTGAGCATTTTTATCAAGCTACAAGAAATACATAATTTCAGGTTCAGCACTGTTTCACTTGTTATACAGTGCGGGAAAATATTACCAAGGCAACGTGACAGGCCTGATATCTTTAAACACCATCCATATGGTGACAGTTGCAAATACAATGAATGGAAATTGAGTGCACTGAAAATCCACGACAGTTCCCAAAAGCTCTAGTTTGCTGTTGTAAGGCTTGTAGTATTTGACTCCTGCCAGTAAGAACTTGTTCTGCcaaaatgcaatatttttttaaccaaaaaccAAATCAAACCCCATTTGAGGTCTTCTTAAGACCTAagtatttcactagaaatcaaaaacacatgcatgcaaaatatttatagttgAATAAATCACTGTAAGTGTCAGcattatttcataaaaactTTCCATAACATTTTAGACAGGTGTTTTATACCAATCCTTCAAAATATCTTAGATGTATTTATATACTGAATACCATGACAAATGTTGAACAAGCTTGGATATTTGACAATAATTTATTATAGATTAATGGTAACCCACATAGACAACCATTGATATCAAATTACCTTTTTGCTGAATAACAGtgatacatacataaatacatacatacatgcaatacattatttataatttcttttcatAGCGGAGGTGGTTTTGGTGTACTGGGATGGAAAGACTTGCGGGGGGAGGACACATAGTCACACGTGTTGTTGCAATGACAGAATAACAGACTTTGGCCTCAAATGTGTGCTTCTGAATGAACTAAAACCTGTTGGACACTATTAAAGATGAAATCAAGCcactaaatgaaaaaaacataaaattgagGCTATGGAGTTGGGAACAAAATAAAGTTAATCAGAACTCACATAACTAAATTCTCTATTCTTACCGACTTACTTAATATAGGTTCCCATTTATAGGTACAGCCGGTGTAGGTCAGTGGTAAGGTTTGCTTTGATATTAGTTCTATAATCCCTTTAGGTCATCATGGATCCACTCTGTGATCATGTTGGCCATCTGTTCACCTGCATCCAGGACAAATGCGTGGCGTAGACCTTGCTCACACAAACGAATGTCTCCATCAGGAAAGTCTCTTCGTATATCCTGGTAGTACTGCACAGGGCACCAGTGGTCCGTGGCTCCGTAGTAAAAAACAAGCTAAGGAAGTGAAAAAAGGAGTTTAGTTCtatatgcaatatataaaaaactgtaaacactCCTATTCCATTCTCGAATGTGATTAATGCTAATTtaactaacttttttttttgtatagtgcGTTTAACAGTGGACACTGTCGTAAAAATGTAGCTTAGCACAGATAGAGAAGatataaagttggaatgtataagtttagtggcaatacgtttgttccttatcagtttatccctaatgagaagGCTACTTGAGATGGAATCAGACTCCAAaaggaacctatcctcatctggggACAACCAAATgaccatttattatagtttcatcattgttgaggtgaacTGTTCAGTAATGggcacttaaatgcagaactgttggtcctaagccattgttgcagtgttgatattaattacagtctaaatctaCCCTTATACTTTTTGCTATGCTGATATATTCACATTATTTTGGCTACAAGGCAAAAAGCT comes from the Silurus meridionalis isolate SWU-2019-XX chromosome 8, ASM1480568v1, whole genome shotgun sequence genome and includes:
- the gdf7 gene encoding growth/differentiation factor 7, with product MSGRKSGAPWLWLAVCIGSALEAAAQGSRAALRNGSAALVPDYMLNLYRTQSQLERASGHGSALRARRRANTVTSFMDQSGDEPSAETHQQYIFDLSGLSRTEELVDSELRVLRKLPPDLEKLRSFAGNLYHLLLYSCSSQSSSGKPLLLTSRTVNILDTTSTTWDVFNIETTLKAHQRVHRKTQDSRYVCFRIAVISDLMNEVVSPSLFGLGSEGLQRNEKALLVVFSRTRRKENLFREIREKMKAMHMFEWNSEGHGRPRRRQKRRTALAGRSGGAGTAGGGGAIGGVGTGGGVKGGGRRKTRCSRKPLHVNFKELGWDDWIIAPLDYDAYHCEGACDFPLRSHLEPTNHAIIQTLMNSMDPESTPPSCCVPSKLSPISILYIDAGNNVVYKQYEDMVVESCGCR